Proteins found in one Candidatus Paceibacterota bacterium genomic segment:
- the dut gene encoding dUTP diphosphatase produces MQITIKRIDTALPIPEYKTKGAAGFDLMTREDIVIAPKCIGYAPLNIIIAVPEGHMLLLAPRSSLHKKGLDLANSVGIVDQDFRGEADELRAALYNFSDNEVVLSRGDRIVQGIVSPIHVAEFVEVEMMDEPSRGGFGSTGVR; encoded by the coding sequence ATGCAAATCACCATCAAACGTATTGATACTGCGCTTCCTATTCCCGAATACAAAACGAAAGGCGCAGCAGGCTTCGATCTCATGACACGTGAAGATATTGTTATTGCACCAAAGTGTATTGGCTACGCACCACTTAATATCATCATCGCAGTTCCCGAGGGACACATGCTTCTCCTTGCACCACGATCATCGCTCCACAAGAAAGGACTCGACCTCGCAAATAGTGTCGGGATTGTCGATCAAGATTTCCGCGGTGAGGCGGATGAGCTTCGAGCAGCACTCTACAATTTCAGTGACAATGAAGTAGTGCTTTCGCGCGGTGATCGCATCGTGCAAGGCATCGTCTCGCCGATTCATGTCGCTGAATTCGTAGAGGTGGAAATGATGGATGAGCCTTCGCGTGGTGGGTTCGGCTCGACAGGAGTGAGATAA
- a CDS encoding prepilin-type N-terminal cleavage/methylation domain-containing protein, which translates to MRRKKGFTLIELLVVISIIGLLSSVVLAALTTARMKARDARRLADLDQIKIALELFYDSKGYYPQSGCGWNCSGYRYSFNATWAAFATDTAPYISRVPVDPLNTACAVWSGPTCYSYAYGNVGTTSTPPTYDLITRLETPGDTRACPAYAHRYGKGAGFIDNLCAYGVGLYNAMPN; encoded by the coding sequence ATGAGACGAAAGAAGGGTTTTACATTAATTGAATTACTCGTTGTCATTTCAATCATCGGACTTCTCTCTTCAGTTGTACTGGCCGCACTCACAACAGCACGCATGAAGGCGCGCGACGCACGACGACTTGCAGATCTCGACCAAATCAAGATTGCACTTGAACTCTTTTATGATTCAAAAGGATATTACCCACAATCGGGATGCGGGTGGAATTGCAGTGGTTATCGCTATAGCTTTAATGCGACCTGGGCAGCATTTGCCACAGATACCGCTCCATACATCTCAAGGGTGCCCGTCGATCCACTCAATACTGCATGTGCAGTATGGTCTGGGCCTACCTGCTATTCCTATGCATACGGCAATGTCGGAACAACCTCAACCCCTCCGACGTATGACCTCATCACAAGACTCGAGACTCCCGGTGATACCCGTGCATGTCCCGCATATGCACATCGCTACGGAAAAGGAGCAGGCTTCATCGATAATCTCTGTGCATATGGGGTTGGTCTGTACAATGCAATGCCAAATTAA